A window of Natator depressus isolate rNatDep1 chromosome 3, rNatDep2.hap1, whole genome shotgun sequence genomic DNA:
TAAATTCTGTGTTGAGGTACATGTCTACATGACCAGCCTTGAAGTCAAGGACTGCAGTTTTGTGTATGAATCTGAGATCCTTAGGGCAGCAATAATCCTCTGCCCCTCACAGTTCTGGCCCAGTTGGTTGGGATGTGTTGTCTAGTGGATCCAAATAATCATATTAACTGGATCTGCTCCCCATAGCCTCCAAATGCCCCTTGAAGGACCCTTGAAACTGTTAATAGAGTCACAGATTCCTGGACCAGAAGGGATCATgggatcatccagtctgacctccagtataacacaggccatagaacttcccccgcaaaattcctagagcatatctttagaaaaaacatccaatgttGATTTAAATGCTAGTGATGGAGTATCCATGGCCTggagtaaattgttccaatggttaattacccttgttgaaaatgtttcagagtaacagccgtgttagtctgtattcgcaaaaagaaaaggaggacttgcatccgatgaagtgagctgtagctcacgaaagctcatgctcaaataaattggttagtctctaaggtgccacaagtcctccttttctttctccttgttgaaaatgtatgccttatttccagtccaaatttgtctaggttcaactttcagtcactggatcatgttatacctttctctgctagactgaagatccctttatcaaatatttgttccacatgtagatacttatagactgtgatcaagttacctcttaacttttgttaagctaaatagattgagctccttgagtagtggtgggcaacctgcggcccacggctgcatgcagcccatcagggtaagctgattgcgggccgcgagacattttgcggacgttgaccatctgcaggcatggcccccctgcagctcctagtggccatggttcaccgttcacagccaatgagagctgcggggagCTGTGCCTATGTACGGTCAATGTccgcaaaatgtctcgcagcccgcaatcagcttaccctgatgggccacaggttgcccaccattgtccttgagcctatcactataaggcatgttttctaatctaaTCAATCttgtgctcttctctgaaccttctccagtttatcaacatccttgttCTCTGTGTCACTGAAGGAATACACACCCCTTGTGTGGGATTCTTATATTTTTCTCCACCCCATCACCTTCAGGGCCATTTGTGCCAGTGAATGGATCAGGCATTTCTCTTAAGTACTGGCTACAGAGGTGTTCTCTGCTTAGGAGAGGTGAAGGCCtcaaaaaggacttttttttatggccttgggcaagtcacatggcccagctcaaacagaagtatttaagcacctaacttcaATTGAAAGGATTTGTGAGTAGGCCGGGGAAGTGGCTGGGGTATGCAGATCCACTGGTCACAAATTCCACCTGGGCATTGCACAATGGGCTCCAGTTGCTACTCTAGCCCCCATTCTCACAGCCAGATTAcacagatactatgatgatgggcaCAGCATAAGAACCTGAATACAATAGAATAGATATCTTGCATCTTTGGTTGGAAGTCTGTATTGATTTGGTGCACAAAGCCCTTTGCTATGACGCCAGACTTCTAGATGAAGAGATTTGAAAACGAAAATGCCTTGCATGGTAAATACTTCTGGTGAGGTCGTAATAACTGGCACTgctagattcatagaatcatagaatcatagaatatcagggttggaagggaccccagaaggtcatctagtccaaccccctgctcgaagcaggaccaattcccagttaaatcatcccagccagggctttgtcaagcctgaccttaaaaacctctaaggaaggagattctaccacctccctaggtaacgcattccagtgtttcaccaccctcttagtgaaaaagtttttcctaatatccaatctaaacctcccccattgcaacttgagaccattactcctcgttctgtcatctgctaccattgagaacagtctagagccatcctctttggaaccccctttcaggtagttgaaagcagctatcaaatcccccctcattcttctcttctgcagactaaacaatcccagctccctcagcctctcctcataagtcatgtgctctagacccctaatcatttttgttgcccttcgctggactctctccaatttatccacatccttcttgtagtgtggggcccaaaactggacacagtactccagatgaggcctcaccagtgtcgaatagaggggaacgatcacatccctcgatctgctggctatgcccctacttatacatcccaaaatgccattggccttcttggcaacaagggcacactgttgactcatatccagcttctcgtccactgtcacccctaggtccttttccgcagaactgctgcctagccattcggtccctagtctgtagcggtgcattggattcttccatcctaagtgcaggaccctgcacttatccttattgaacctcatcagatttcttttggcccaatcctccaatttgtctaggtccttctgtatcctatccctcccctccagcgtatctaccactcctcccagtttagtatcatctgcaaatttgctgagagtgcaatccacaccatcctccagatcatttatgaagatattgaacaaaaccggccccaggaccgacccctggggcactccacttgacaccggctgccaactagacatggagccatttatcactacccgttgagcccgacaatctagccagctttctacccaccttatagtgcattcatccagcccatacttctttaacttgctgacaagaatactgtgggagaccgtgtcaaaagctttgctaaagtcaagaaacaatacatccaggTAAACCACCAACTCTCGTTAGAAGCCTGTAATTTTCCTCCTGTAGATTTTACAAGCAAAGAATCCAGTCTCTAGAGAAGAAAACAGGACTATAGTGCTGTAATACTTACTTGATAGTGatcatttttctttctgtgcCAGTGGAGTAAAGTTTCTTTATCTTTAAAACATTTGAAGCCCACTGGAATTTTTCTGAGTTGATAAACAACAATGGCTGGCGGACCCTGGTATAAACTTCATCATCTAGAGGAAGCATCCATGCATCCAGGGCAATGCCACACCTGCAAAAAAGGAGCTATGCGATCATATCACTGACATAGAATGGTTCATAAGGTGGTCTCAGTATGCTTTGAGTTACAGCGTACATGGATAAATAGGCTATAAGAATTCCTGAAGGGATAGCGTGCTTTCATTGCAGACTGGAAATCCATTTGGTATGGCGGGGAGCAGGCCGATGTTCCACTCAGTCCTGTCCCTGGCCCCGTGAAGCTCTGGCAGAGACACTTCCACAGGGTACCAAGGAATGAGAAAGCATGTGAGTCTGTTTCAGATGTTCTGGCTCCCCGGAGCTCACAGAAGCAGAGGTAAGTAAGGGAAAAATTGTCCCTAGTAAGCAAAGCCATTTTCTTTACAATTGCTGTAATCATTACAGTTAGTACTAGTTAAATGAGATCTCAGCATAGCCAAGAAAAGCAAAAAGCTTAAATGCAGTTCGATGCCATCCCAAAGCCTGGGACTTGCCTTCGCTTTATGATACTTACTTGAATCTAGCTTCTTTGCTAAGAGCCTCAATGGCTGTGGCAGCACCAAAAGAGTGTCCCATCACAGCTATTCTGTCACTATCAATGGAACCCTGTAAAAGAAATCAAGATGCTGTGAGGAACGTTCCTTTCCCAACTTTTAGTCATTACGGCATATCTATTTTAAAAGCTAGAGACTACTAGAATGGAAATAGAAAGATAGCAGCTATAAAAACACAGCTTCAGGATCACATGAGATGAATCGGTCATACAACTAATATGGTTGGCTGATGTGGGGATCAcagaaagagaaaacagaaggGCAGTCAGGCTATTATTAAAAGGAGTCTAGATCTCTTCACTCACCTTTAAGAGAGTCCAATCGAAGTTTAAAGATAGTACATTCACTACATGTTTTCCAGAATTAATATCAAGAATGAGGTCAAGAGCTTTGATACACTCCTCTGTTCTCTGCTGCAACTAGACATagataaaaaaacaacaattatCCTTCTGGACAGAAAAAACAAGCTGCCGGGCATTCAGTTAAAACACTTAGAAAAAAATCTTAGAAACATCTAGGGCTTCAAGTCATTGGGATTACGCTCATGTTCAAAGATAAGCACTTTGCAGAACTGGAGCTTGGATccataaatagaaaaaaatgaaaggagCTGTACCAGTTtaaaccagcagagaatttggccctgaggACTGAAGTGCCAGTGGCCTTGAGCTTACTCTGCACAAGAGTGAATTTAGCCCCATGAGAGCAACTCCCATGGACTCAGTACTTTTCAGGAGCAGGCTTGTCAGGACTTGGATGAAAGATGTATTTAAAACTTGGCTGGTCCAGATGATCCCTTGTCTCTCTTGTGGGATTCGCCTGAATGAGCTATCGTGTTACagttgttaaggaaaagttagcacatgtgactccattttggtttggggcccaccattgtctaaaagcaagcacatcatgcaccaggaggagtgttccttagacaccgcatccctgtgaaaatcctcctccttgtctccagccagccttgactcccagtatctgttttttgtcagtctctaactccctatctcctggcctttgatgtgaggcctcccatcctgataataaaagttactgatgcatggctttaggaccatgctgtgtaattaacatactagtttagcaggaggaatgcaccaagcagggataggtggtagataagaaaagggtttgtttattggctaaggtttccgatgcacgagggcaacatgctttgctaaaaagtatataacctttgtataatctgtattcggggtcccctcctggctagcaggggggcaccacgctcgagcgtaataaacttagtgtcttttgggaactctgcagttgtggactttgtttatgtgcctcagcctagatttgaACTGTGTGTgacctatcaggtgtaattcgcagcatttgtgtgcgtgacctatcaggtataattcgtaacacaGTACAACTTGCCCTGTCTATACTGGAGCTTTAAAGTGTGTCAATATGCTGTTTGTCttcatctagacaagccctcagtgggAACCCATCAGAGAGCTCTTCTTGTGTTGTATACGCATTACCTAATGAGGGTTGTGAGATGTTTTTGTATTccttttgatttttatattttaccaATCAagaaaaataatctctctctttctttggaaCCAGCTTTCTATGTGAGGGTGAAATTCGCCCCACTGCGTATGGCCAGCATGAGGCCTATGTGCCGCTGGAATCGCTATGAATCCCTGAAAGAAACCCTGCTGAGCTCCACCAGAGAGATCATTCCAACAGGCAATAACTCGGCAGGTTATTCCCAATGTTTCTCTAACCGGCGTGAATTTAGGCTCACAAATAGGATATTGGATGTATACATGAGAGGTCAGTTGTTGCCTCATTAGTGTGCACGCTGTCACCAGAGACTCACTAAGGACctcatccaaagcctattgaagtcaatggaaagacctcTGCTGACTTAAGTGGGGATTGGAACACAGGAGAAAAACTGCTGGCATGCTTCTGCGGCCAGCTCCACACTTGGAAGGCTGTGTGGGTATAACTATATGGGTATACGATACCTGTTAAGCACTCCTAGTGTGGGGACAGCTTATGTCAGCAAAGCTGCTCTTTTGCTGGGATAGCTTATTCGAGGCCTCCCTCCGTCCCCCACCTCTGAGCAAAATATCCTGCCACAAGCACAGTTGTGCTGGTATAACCACATCTATGTTAGGGGCTTTTGCCAGCTCAGCTCTGTCAGTCACAAATCATTCCTCATCACACTCCTcagcaacatagctatgctggtaaaagtctgtagtgtagacctggcctgaggtAGGAAGTCTGATGGGTTAGTGGCCTTCCAAATATGTCAGCTTTAATCTATCCCTTGGCACCTATTGGGTGATAGATTGCATCTTCCTCAGTTGTTAGATCAGCATTCCACAACACATACCTGTTGGTGGCGTAAAGGAAATTCCTGTTCACCTGGGTTTAGTTTTCTGTAGAAGATCCATTCCTCTTCCGGATTTTCTGTAGCCTCTTCTCGTGCTTCAGAAACAGGATTCTCTTTACAGTAATAAGTAGCAGAAGAGGATTTATCTCTATAATACAGAAAAAAAGTTACTTCTGAAGGCTAGTTCACACTCATGCCAACAGTACTCAACCCACATGGACTTCAGGGGTGAAATTGTGTCTcgaatgaagttaatgggactagtgccactgatttcaatggggctaggatttcaccccctaTCAAGAAAGACTGGCTCCTGGCATCAAGAAAATAACTAGAGCAGCATTATAATTGAATGTATATAATAAAGtctaaatgaaaagaaaacagaccTTGTTTTGCCGGAATCTAATATTAAACAGCCACAAatagtgcatttaaaaaaaattacatggacTACTGCCAGCTCCCCTAGTCAAAGAATTCAAGTAACTTGCTCTTTGTTTAGATTGAGAGTTGAGCTATGGGAGTTACATGGGTTTTGAAGAAAATTAATACTATTTTAGTCTTTTAAAATCAATCCAAGTTATCCTGTACAATAAACACTACATTCTTTTTGCATCTTTTAGACTAAAGACGGTGCTGAGAAAAATGATCTCTCCCAGTCAAATAAGTGGTTTTCAAATTTCGGAACGTCTCAGGTTTTGCacacagcaccttgcaagatcaaaTGATAAGCACAGGACTTTGTGAAATAACTGTTCGCCTCTTCTATCCCAAAAAAGCAGATGTACTAACATACCTGTGCTCCACAGCAGCAACTATAAAACCCTGAGATGCCATCTCAATGCAGATAGCAGAATATATAGTCCTGAAATCAAAATAATACACTGCTTAAATACACATAGTTTCAATACCTTGCTCCTGAAATAACACATAGGCCATACTTCTACTACAcctaatttaatattttacattgtaGATCAATGCCTCCTTTCTTTCTCAAGTTACTAAGGGACTGATTTTTATGTGGAAGTCTGTACTACATTTTCAAAGTCCcacatgaataataataattactagCTCTGATATGGTGCTTTCATGCATAGAACTCAAAGTGTTTGAGAAaggagatggagaaactgaggcacgggagagggaagtgacttgcctaaggtcacccagcaggccagtggctcaGCCAGGAATCCCTTcgaggtctcctgagtcccagtccagtgctctgtccactaagcCATACAGCCTCTCTATCTTTATATCAACACCCATTTTGAAGAGGATTTTTTGAGGAAGAGAAACTAATGATTATATATAATAATACCATGTGCACAATACgttacatcttcaaagtgctttacaaaccttaaataattttttctcgCAACACTCCTAAGAAGCAAGTATTTTCAAATAGGGAAACATATAAATAAACCAAAATTGGAGCAGGCCCTCAGTTTTTATAAATTGGCATTGATTTCCATGGAGATATActactttacaccagctgaggatctggcccattgtttttaaaaccagttttagCTAATACTGTGATGGATCCAATGCAACTTTACTGGAATAGTGTTCAAAACCATTCTCAAGAACTGTCAACTTCCTGGGCTAAATTCCTCCCTGGCATAAGTCCACTGGGCGCAGTGGAGTTACGTTGGAGAGTCACTTGTCCCCATGTGGTCTGAGGCCACAAACTGCAGCATTACCGGAAAGCTCCAAGTCCATGGGAAAAAATAATGAGGGGGTATTTCTCTCCAGGCTTGAAAGCAGCATTCCATTTTGCAGGACATGTCACTGAGCCTAGATAAAACAGGATATCTGCAGTTAGTGTGGCTTCTCTTGTAACCACTTATTTGAGACACGTTCTGATACCCTCCCTTACCTTGAGTAGCTGCTTTACTCCTCAGgttgtcccattgatttcaattagattATTTGAGTGAGATACACAAGGAGAATAAGAGTAAAGGCCTTAGTTCGTATTCTGCACTAAAAAGCCTGATCCTACAGACACTTATTACCGGGCAAAGGGTGAAATTCCCCCCCATACAGAGAGCCAGCATAAGGCCTATCTCCCACTTAAATTCtgtaggggaagattttcaagGGCACAAAGGCAGTTAGGCATCCAACTCCTACTGACTTTcaatcagagctgggcacctagcCTCCCCTTTGTGCCTTCAAAAAGATTCCCTATAGGGCTTAAGTGATGGCCCTTTGCTCAAGGATGAATTTTACCCATAGGGCTTACTACTGGGAATATTCCCAGACACCCATGACAGTGATATTTGGGCACGTGGTCCAGTGAAACATACAGTCACAGTCACCTGAATGTTCCTGCCCcataggaagaggaggagaaacagTTCTGCAAAGGAAATTCCCTTGAGCTCCTGCAGTATTAACACATTCCTCACATACAGGTGCCCTAACTAAACTGACCATAGCACACAATGTCTCACTGGTAAGGCAATTAGAAATAAACTCATCTTACCAACATAGTACTGAAAAACTCTCTCTCCTAACATCCGGTACACGTTGAGGAAGTCGGAAAGTCCGCGATAATATTCCTTCCTGGGGATCCACTTGGTTTCTTCACTACTTGTGCCATTTTGTGAAGGATAATACAGACGAAAGAAGCTTCCCTGTGATTGAATCagaaaaagaaatagattttCTCACTGAAGCTGctaaagaataaaaatatttttacctaAGAGTTTAACATGTTAAAATGATACCACAAGGTGTAAGAGAGAGTCCAACGAGAAAATTAACAATAAAGGCTCAGCTTTGATTGCCACCAAATGTTATTGTATTTTTCATACCTGGGAACCAAACAGACATGATCTCTGGCATCCAGCTAAAGTTAGATAACATTCCCTCCTAGGCTAAACTACCATTACAGCATTATTTCAAAATGTACAGTGCAAACTCTCTATTAACTTTAGAGTATTTGCTGCCTCCATTCTCTTATTTCTCCTTCTTTCCCTATTCTCTTCCTATTTCCTCCTGCATCATATTTCTTCAGACTTCTTCAGAGCCTGCATTTCCCTCAGACTTGTTTCAGGCAATATGTTCCAGCAGATAGGGCAcagactgagagtcaggagatctgaCCTTTATACATAGCTTAGGCACTGACTTGCTGTCTGCCCAttactcctctgtgcctcagtttctctgtctaaACTGAGGACAGTGATACTTACcctctttgtaaagcattttgatagCTACAGATGAAAGctgcataaatacaaaatattaccaTTAATAATTTTCTATAGTGTTTCTTCTTTGTTAAGTGTTTCAGATTATTTTCCCCTCCAAACCAATCTCTTTCAAGATGTTTTCATATCTGCTGTGGTCTCTGTTCCCCTATACGTttttttattagtagtattttctctctctcaaacttTTACCactgttctctctcccctctcaatTTCCTTCCTTTTGGGTCCTTTCTCTTCTTGTGAACCATGTATGCCATTGGGTATGTTTTTTCAACAGAATGTTTCTTCTGCAAGGACCACAGGGTGGGACTACGTACAAGATATTTAGTGTAATAAAGAAGGTGTCCGTCAGATAAAAAGTATGTAAAGTTTGCATTCTTGCTCTTTAGGACAAAAGTGACTTTGGAGCACACTATTCAAAATCGCTCTctgattatattgtgttttgGTGAATTAACTGTAGGAGTGCATGCAGAACGCCCTAAACAATAGGGCAAGATGGCGGCTAAGAACAATACTTATTTTAAACTGGACTTTTAAAAACAGTGTCAGATTGCCTGAATATTAAGTTTCTGATCTATTACCCAATGCACATGAAGAGCTTACCTGATGAATCTTCTCTCTATTTACAAATCACACTGTAATGAATGATCATTTTTGACAAAGGCTTATTTAGGAACAGATTGCAAAACCCTGACAGTGATGAGGAGTTACTCACCTGAACAGTCCCTATTGCATTACTCAGGTGAATAACTGGTTACCAGTGTGAGTAAATTTCATAATCTAGACTTTAGAGAATGTTAATAATCCAGATCACTTACCTAATAAAGGCACGAAAGCTAATTTGAAGCAGTTAAACTCTACCATGTGAACTACCCAAGCATTATGTAATGTAGGCACACAATAAATCCTTATACAATTCACAGACAAAAATACCCAAATGATCCCTACTCACCACAATCACTACAAGCACATTCTGCCATACTAGCTTTGCTTGGAGTTTACAAATGCCATGCCGATGCTACAGGAACTACCAACAACAAAGGGCAAGAGTGTTTTAGTAGAAAAATTGTGAGGCTACTGTATCTGAAAATGCAAATCAGCATTGAATAGGCTGAATGGGCTGCAGGCCCATTAACTGCTTAATACTTTATCTGCATTTTTGGGAACTTGAGAGATGTAATTGCTTGGT
This region includes:
- the PLA2G7 gene encoding platelet-activating factor acetylhydrolase isoform X1, encoding MQSSKFHLLFRFHYWLLWTSIGKLGEIKLAGLSVNAQKELGSMSSAKFYRIPEGKGPYTVGCTDLMTDHTIQGSFFRLYYPSQNGTSSEETKWIPRKEYYRGLSDFLNVYRMLGERVFQYYVGSVTCPAKWNAAFKPGEKYPLIIFSHGLGAFRTIYSAICIEMASQGFIVAAVEHRDKSSSATYYCKENPVSEAREEATENPEEEWIFYRKLNPGEQEFPLRHQQLQQRTEECIKALDLILDINSGKHVVNVLSLNFDWTLLKGSIDSDRIAVMGHSFGAATAIEALSKEARFKCGIALDAWMLPLDDEVYTRVRQPLLFINSEKFQWASNVLKIKKLYSTGTERKMITIKGSVHQSFPDFTFLAGTIVGKIFQLKGEIDPNIAIDISNKASLAFLQKHLGLEKGFDQWDALVDGEGHNVIPGTNIDLPSTQPESLE
- the PLA2G7 gene encoding platelet-activating factor acetylhydrolase isoform X2 translates to MSSAKFYRIPEGKGPYTVGCTDLMTDHTIQGSFFRLYYPSQNGTSSEETKWIPRKEYYRGLSDFLNVYRMLGERVFQYYVGSVTCPAKWNAAFKPGEKYPLIIFSHGLGAFRTIYSAICIEMASQGFIVAAVEHRDKSSSATYYCKENPVSEAREEATENPEEEWIFYRKLNPGEQEFPLRHQQLQQRTEECIKALDLILDINSGKHVVNVLSLNFDWTLLKGSIDSDRIAVMGHSFGAATAIEALSKEARFKCGIALDAWMLPLDDEVYTRVRQPLLFINSEKFQWASNVLKIKKLYSTGTERKMITIKGSVHQSFPDFTFLAGTIVGKIFQLKGEIDPNIAIDISNKASLAFLQKHLGLEKGFDQWDALVDGEGHNVIPGTNIDLPSTQPESLE